A DNA window from Rubrobacter calidifluminis contains the following coding sequences:
- a CDS encoding helix-turn-helix domain-containing protein: MSYSVEEVAGLLGIPRPTLYRYLREYSIPHVRRAGRIEVSEEGLERVREVRELHLEGMRTEAVKRMLRHPLPDPEEFREENGRLLEAMREMRESLERVNEAFSRETTGTLLARQSLLVSALYDLNEALGVREGAGGRRGVLDALEAEVVGQRETLEKVERRLEEVVRGLEANTAAVAEFGRAMEAICEMTRYVTSVASLLKNDILLNGVGERS, encoded by the coding sequence TTGTCTTACTCTGTCGAAGAGGTTGCGGGGCTGTTGGGGATCCCGCGTCCGACGCTGTACCGGTATCTGAGGGAGTATTCGATCCCTCACGTGCGCCGTGCGGGGAGGATTGAGGTATCGGAGGAGGGGCTCGAGAGGGTTCGGGAGGTCAGGGAGCTCCACCTGGAGGGGATGAGGACGGAGGCGGTGAAGAGGATGTTGAGGCATCCGCTTCCGGACCCGGAGGAGTTTCGGGAGGAGAACGGGCGGCTGCTCGAAGCCATGCGGGAGATGCGGGAGAGCCTGGAACGAGTGAACGAGGCGTTCTCCCGGGAGACCACGGGCACTCTGCTTGCGCGACAGAGCCTGCTCGTCTCGGCCCTCTACGACCTCAACGAGGCCCTCGGCGTGAGAGAGGGGGCGGGCGGCCGGCGCGGTGTTCTGGATGCTCTGGAGGCTGAGGTGGTGGGGCAGCGGGAGACGCTGGAGAAGGTGGAGCGGCGCCTGGAGGAGGTCGTCCGGGGCCTGGAGGCCAATACCGCTGCCGTGGCGGAGTTCGGGCGTGCGATGGAGGCGATCTGTGAGATGACCCGGTACGTGACGAGCGTGGCCTCGCTGTTGAAGAACGACATCCTGCTGAACGGGGTCGGGGAGCGCTCATGA
- a CDS encoding amidohydrolase family protein, with product MYEKDGEKYFVVDGHVHFWDGSPQNWRNVHGQQFIECFHDYQTALSPEEYKWPIEEFYKYSEERILHDLFEVGYDDKAIFQPTYLTDFYKNGFNTTEQDGVLAEKYPDRFIVNGAFDPRDGEEGLRELERLAERYNLKGVKLYTAEWKGRSKGWSLKDDWAKRYLEKCVELGIKNIHVHKGPTIRPLNRDAFDVADVDDVASEFTDLNFIVEHVGLPRLEDFCWIGTQEPNVYGGLAVAIPFIHTRPRYFAQIIGELLYWLGEDRITFGSDYAIWQPKWLIEEFVDFQIPEDMQGEYGTLTPEIKKKILGLNLAGLYDIEVPEELKLKGAHSGTGPVGSDAEPVAP from the coding sequence GTGTACGAGAAAGACGGCGAGAAGTACTTCGTGGTTGACGGGCACGTCCACTTCTGGGACGGCAGTCCGCAGAACTGGCGCAACGTCCACGGTCAGCAGTTCATCGAGTGCTTCCACGACTACCAGACGGCGCTGAGCCCCGAAGAGTACAAGTGGCCCATAGAGGAGTTCTACAAGTACTCCGAGGAGAGGATCCTGCACGATCTCTTCGAGGTGGGCTACGACGACAAGGCGATCTTCCAGCCGACCTACCTCACGGACTTCTACAAGAACGGGTTCAACACCACCGAGCAGGACGGGGTGCTGGCGGAGAAGTACCCTGACAGGTTCATCGTCAACGGCGCTTTCGACCCCAGAGACGGCGAGGAGGGGCTCAGGGAGCTGGAGCGGCTCGCGGAGAGGTACAACCTCAAGGGCGTCAAGCTCTACACGGCGGAGTGGAAGGGACGCTCGAAGGGCTGGAGCCTCAAGGACGACTGGGCCAAACGTTATCTGGAGAAATGCGTAGAGCTGGGGATAAAGAACATCCACGTCCACAAGGGCCCGACGATCCGGCCTCTCAACCGCGACGCCTTCGACGTAGCCGACGTGGACGACGTGGCCTCGGAGTTCACCGACCTCAACTTCATCGTCGAGCACGTGGGGCTGCCGAGGCTGGAGGACTTCTGCTGGATCGGGACGCAGGAGCCCAACGTCTACGGCGGGCTCGCGGTGGCCATCCCGTTCATCCACACCCGGCCGCGCTACTTCGCCCAGATCATCGGGGAGCTGCTGTACTGGCTGGGGGAGGACAGGATCACCTTCGGCAGCGACTACGCCATCTGGCAGCCTAAGTGGCTCATAGAGGAGTTCGTGGACTTCCAGATACCGGAGGACATGCAGGGCGAGTACGGCACGCTCACCCCGGAGATAAAGAAGAAGATCCTGGGGCTCAACCTGGCCGGGCTCTACGACATAGAGGTACCGGAGGAGCTGAAGCTAAAGGGCGCCCACTCGGGCACCGGTCCGGTCGGGAGCGACGCCGAGCCCGTCGCGCCGTGA
- a CDS encoding gamma-glutamyl-gamma-aminobutyrate hydrolase family protein: MPPVIGVSATLKDDTETVAERPLGRFVRADLDYVQSVVEAGGVPVVLPPVVEPEYVDPLLGGLDGLLLSGGSDLDPSHYGEEPLPEMGPTLPERDAFELALAGRALEVGLPVLGICRGLQVLNVLLGGSLYQDLKTQLGEGVLEHRQKTPKCQPVHEVELAGESLLGGIAGKDRFAVNSYHHQAVKEVAGDLRVSARSPDGVVEALEWRDGSRWVLGIQWHAEAMREAGPEQRRLFSAFVEAAGRGSGRRAA; the protein is encoded by the coding sequence TTGCCTCCTGTAATCGGCGTGAGCGCGACGCTCAAGGACGATACCGAGACCGTGGCCGAGCGTCCCCTGGGGCGTTTCGTGCGAGCCGACCTGGATTACGTCCAGAGCGTGGTGGAGGCGGGTGGGGTGCCGGTGGTGCTGCCTCCCGTGGTGGAGCCGGAATACGTCGACCCGCTCCTCGGCGGGCTGGATGGACTCCTGCTGTCGGGTGGCAGTGATCTCGATCCGTCTCACTATGGCGAGGAACCTCTGCCGGAGATGGGCCCCACGCTCCCCGAGCGTGACGCCTTCGAGCTCGCGCTCGCCGGGCGTGCGCTGGAGGTGGGGCTGCCCGTGCTAGGCATCTGCCGGGGGCTGCAGGTGCTGAACGTATTGCTCGGTGGGAGCCTCTATCAGGATCTGAAGACACAGCTCGGAGAGGGGGTGCTCGAGCACAGGCAGAAGACCCCGAAATGCCAGCCGGTTCACGAGGTCGAGCTCGCCGGAGAGTCCCTCCTGGGAGGGATAGCAGGTAAAGACCGGTTCGCGGTCAACTCCTACCACCACCAGGCCGTGAAGGAGGTCGCCGGGGATCTGCGGGTGAGCGCGCGCTCTCCCGACGGTGTGGTGGAAGCCCTCGAGTGGCGCGACGGGTCGCGCTGGGTCTTGGGTATCCAGTGGCACGCCGAGGCCATGCGGGAGGCGGGACCCGAGCAACGCCGGCTGTTCTCCGCCTTCGTCGAGGCGGCCGGGCGCGGATCCGGCAGGCGGGCGGCCTAG
- a CDS encoding P1 family peptidase yields the protein MADDLCDVPGVRVGHATDAEGVTGCTAILFDRPATVGVDVRGASPGTRETDSLSPTGRVGEVHGLLLTGGSALGLTAADGVVGFLLERGVGLDVGVARVPIVPAAVIFDLTIGAHDAYPDRAMGYEAARSATREGFEQGSVGAGTGASVGKVLGPDRAMKGGLGSAAISLEDGLVVGALAVVNALGDVRDPHDGLRIVAGPRLEDGTLGDSVKLLPGAASRLRWGENTTLGVVATTARLTKPQATRVARMAHDGLARTVYPVHTSVDGDTVFAASVGEVEASSDVVGAAGALALALAIVRAVREARSLAGLPAARDLAGPAQ from the coding sequence GTGGCTGACGACCTCTGCGACGTGCCCGGCGTGAGGGTGGGGCACGCGACGGATGCGGAGGGCGTGACCGGCTGCACGGCGATTCTCTTCGACCGTCCGGCCACGGTGGGGGTGGACGTGCGCGGGGCCTCACCAGGCACCCGTGAGACGGATTCTCTGAGCCCGACCGGACGGGTCGGGGAGGTGCACGGGTTGCTTCTGACCGGCGGGAGCGCCCTGGGCCTCACGGCCGCCGACGGGGTAGTCGGGTTTCTCCTGGAGCGGGGGGTCGGGCTGGACGTGGGGGTGGCGCGGGTTCCGATCGTGCCGGCGGCGGTGATCTTCGACCTCACGATCGGGGCTCACGATGCCTACCCAGACCGCGCGATGGGTTACGAGGCGGCTCGTTCTGCCACCCGCGAGGGTTTCGAGCAGGGGAGCGTCGGGGCGGGAACCGGGGCGAGCGTCGGCAAGGTCCTGGGGCCGGACCGGGCGATGAAGGGCGGGTTGGGCAGCGCCGCGATCTCCCTTGAGGACGGCCTCGTCGTCGGGGCGCTGGCCGTCGTGAACGCCCTGGGGGATGTGCGTGATCCACATGATGGACTGCGCATCGTCGCCGGACCCCGGCTGGAGGACGGCACGCTCGGGGACAGCGTGAAGCTTTTGCCCGGTGCGGCCTCGCGCCTGCGCTGGGGGGAGAACACGACGCTCGGCGTCGTTGCGACCACCGCTCGCCTGACGAAGCCCCAGGCGACCCGCGTGGCCCGGATGGCCCACGACGGGCTGGCCCGTACGGTCTACCCCGTGCATACTTCGGTGGACGGGGACACCGTCTTCGCAGCTTCCGTGGGGGAGGTAGAGGCCTCGTCGGACGTCGTCGGGGCGGCAGGAGCGCTGGCTCTGGCCCTGGCGATCGTGCGGGCCGTGAGGGAGGCCAGGAGCCTGGCCGGGCTTCCTGCCGCCCGCGACCTTGCCGGTCCGGCTCAGTAG
- the ricT gene encoding regulatory iron-sulfur-containing complex subunit RicT, with product MVVDTEVGQLLGRVALTPRRREPYTTPYEIIRIATEEDERIEDQHRELGREVRVEAEKLARDHRISEVRFIGCDVSLDESYIEVKYQSDGRPNLRPVREGLESRYGSRVALKRYTFIERSGRAGGCDTCGLPLCCSTWSGARSMGPVNPRLARQQGVTPNDKIIGCCGEVKCCMRYEHEVYKEFKQRAPFKNTTVRLGRREGKVVDYSMVRDAVFVRFEQQARPELIPLGRLARENPGVRPADPGEWGLQTGDGGGRG from the coding sequence GTGGTCGTCGACACCGAGGTGGGCCAGCTCCTAGGACGGGTCGCGCTCACCCCGCGTCGCCGGGAGCCGTACACCACGCCCTACGAAATAATCCGGATCGCCACCGAGGAGGACGAGCGGATCGAGGACCAGCACCGGGAGCTCGGCCGGGAGGTGCGGGTCGAGGCCGAGAAGCTCGCCCGGGACCACCGTATCTCCGAGGTTCGCTTCATTGGGTGTGATGTCTCGCTCGATGAGTCCTACATCGAGGTGAAGTACCAGTCCGACGGCAGACCGAACCTGCGGCCGGTACGGGAGGGGCTGGAGAGCAGGTATGGATCCCGCGTCGCGCTCAAGCGCTACACGTTCATCGAGCGGTCCGGACGGGCCGGAGGGTGTGACACCTGCGGGCTGCCGCTCTGCTGCTCCACGTGGAGCGGAGCGAGGAGCATGGGGCCCGTGAACCCCCGCCTCGCCCGTCAGCAGGGTGTTACACCGAACGATAAGATCATCGGCTGCTGTGGCGAGGTGAAGTGCTGCATGCGCTATGAGCACGAGGTCTACAAGGAGTTCAAGCAGCGTGCCCCCTTCAAGAACACCACCGTCAGGCTCGGCAGGCGCGAGGGTAAGGTGGTGGACTACTCGATGGTGAGAGACGCCGTCTTCGTCCGTTTCGAACAGCAGGCCAGACCGGAGCTCATCCCGCTCGGTCGTCTCGCCCGGGAAAACCCCGGGGTACGACCCGCGGATCCCGGGGAGTGGGGGCTACAGACCGGCGATGGTGGAGGACGTGGCTGA
- a CDS encoding iron-sulfur cluster assembly protein, producing the protein MSEIRESEVLDALSGVRDPELDEPITTLGFVSHVERDEGTVRLRLRLPTYFCSPNFAYIMAEDAKRALISLPRVERVEVVLEEFHVAREINRGVERDEGFDRAMASFSDETTGEDLDAVRETFRKKAFVRRQEILCRTLLSRGTSPRELAHMRLGDVPPCPELEVYLERRRELGFDLSPSSPLLLSAGGDPIPEEAVVEHLRKARLTRISLESNGALCSDLLQARYGRKEKSSA; encoded by the coding sequence GTGAGCGAGATTCGGGAATCGGAGGTCCTGGACGCCCTCTCGGGCGTCCGGGACCCCGAACTGGACGAGCCGATCACCACCCTCGGGTTCGTCTCGCACGTAGAGCGGGATGAAGGAACGGTCCGCCTGAGGCTCAGGCTCCCCACCTACTTCTGCTCGCCCAACTTCGCCTACATCATGGCCGAGGACGCCAAGAGGGCGCTCATCTCACTGCCGCGGGTAGAGCGGGTCGAGGTCGTCCTCGAGGAGTTCCACGTCGCCCGGGAGATAAACCGTGGGGTGGAGAGGGACGAGGGCTTCGACCGGGCGATGGCCTCCTTCTCCGACGAGACGACCGGGGAGGACCTGGACGCCGTGCGCGAGACCTTCCGCAAGAAAGCCTTCGTCCGCCGCCAGGAGATCCTCTGCCGCACCCTGCTCTCCCGGGGCACAAGCCCGCGGGAGCTTGCGCATATGCGCCTCGGCGACGTCCCACCCTGCCCGGAACTCGAGGTATACCTGGAGCGCAGGAGGGAGCTCGGGTTCGACCTCTCCCCCTCCTCCCCGCTGCTCCTGAGCGCGGGCGGGGATCCCATACCCGAGGAGGCCGTGGTCGAGCACCTGAGGAAGGCACGCCTGACCAGGATAAGCCTGGAGAGCAACGGCGCGCTGTGCAGTGATCTGCTCCAGGCCAGGTACGGGAGAAAGGAGAAGAGCAGCGCATGA
- a CDS encoding septal ring lytic transglycosylase RlpA family protein — protein sequence MHFRFIFVKMVVLALFACGLVVARPASAHAAGVLASWYGPGFYGKPTASGEPYDAYAYTAASRTLPLGTRLVVSRGGRSVEVTINDRGPYVGARALDLSQAAAQSLGLIRPGVAYVDYSVVSYPQSQTAYPQEPAAGRTYTVRPGDTLTSIAAYLGVSVGYLARYNGLANPDYIRVGQVLYY from the coding sequence TTGCACTTCAGGTTCATCTTCGTGAAGATGGTCGTGCTGGCATTGTTCGCCTGCGGTTTGGTGGTGGCCCGTCCGGCATCGGCGCATGCGGCGGGTGTGCTCGCCTCCTGGTACGGTCCCGGCTTCTACGGGAAACCGACGGCGAGTGGGGAGCCCTACGACGCCTACGCGTACACCGCGGCTAGCAGGACGCTGCCGCTCGGGACGAGGCTCGTGGTGAGCAGGGGTGGGCGTTCGGTGGAGGTGACGATAAACGACCGGGGGCCGTACGTGGGGGCGAGGGCGCTCGATCTCTCGCAGGCCGCGGCGCAGTCTCTGGGTCTGATCCGTCCCGGCGTCGCCTACGTGGACTACTCGGTAGTAAGCTATCCGCAGTCCCAGACGGCGTACCCTCAGGAGCCGGCGGCCGGCCGGACTTATACGGTGAGACCGGGGGACACGCTCACCTCCATCGCTGCCTACCTCGGCGTCTCTGTCGGCTACCTAGCCCGGTACAACGGCCTCGCGAACCCGGACTACATAAGGGTCGGGCAGGTACTCTACTACTGA
- a CDS encoding ATP-binding protein — translation MDPIFDGVIGNPGVRRLLSGALKSGDVSHAYLFYGPEGVGKRTVALRFAAALVGEGDRAVRGRIMHGLHPDVVEVLPDGAFTTIGQVREVIRGASSRPFEGARRVFILRADTLNLQSANALLKTLEEPEGETVFILLSTSREEVLPTVASRARGVRFDPVPLPEVEGFLAQRGAENPALAASLGRGSVGRALRYATEEEMLSLRDTVLSAAFDLSSGMSGVLRHAGEIASRAEEVGERKEREILEAAGDPDRRAREEARRAGRAAREEAAAEALDLLKLAYRDAAVTAAGAPELVANLDRRAEIGGVAANFDGADWTGAAREADEGRESLAYNASPEAVLEVVLSRARRKILGTSRDW, via the coding sequence ATGGATCCTATCTTTGATGGCGTGATCGGAAACCCGGGCGTCCGGCGGCTGCTCAGCGGCGCGCTGAAGAGCGGGGACGTCTCTCATGCCTACCTTTTCTACGGGCCGGAGGGGGTCGGGAAGCGCACCGTGGCCCTCCGGTTCGCCGCCGCTCTGGTGGGCGAGGGTGATCGCGCTGTCAGAGGCCGCATCATGCACGGGCTTCACCCAGATGTGGTCGAGGTCCTGCCGGACGGGGCCTTCACCACGATAGGGCAGGTGCGTGAGGTGATCCGTGGTGCCTCGAGCCGCCCCTTCGAGGGAGCGAGGCGAGTCTTCATACTCCGCGCCGACACGCTCAACCTGCAGTCGGCCAACGCCCTGCTCAAGACCCTCGAAGAGCCCGAGGGAGAGACGGTCTTCATACTGCTCTCGACCTCCCGGGAGGAGGTGCTCCCGACGGTAGCCTCCAGAGCCCGGGGGGTACGTTTCGATCCCGTCCCCTTGCCCGAGGTGGAAGGGTTCCTCGCACAGCGCGGAGCCGAAAACCCTGCGCTCGCCGCCTCTCTGGGACGGGGCAGCGTGGGGCGCGCGCTGCGCTACGCGACGGAGGAGGAGATGCTGTCCCTCAGGGATACCGTACTCAGCGCCGCCTTCGACCTATCCAGCGGGATGAGCGGTGTGCTCCGGCATGCAGGGGAAATCGCATCCCGCGCCGAGGAGGTCGGGGAGCGGAAAGAGAGGGAAATCCTCGAGGCTGCGGGGGATCCCGACCGGCGGGCCAGGGAAGAGGCGCGCCGTGCCGGTCGGGCGGCGCGGGAGGAGGCGGCGGCTGAGGCGCTTGATCTCCTGAAGCTCGCGTATCGCGACGCCGCGGTCACGGCCGCGGGGGCGCCGGAGCTGGTCGCCAACCTGGATCGCAGGGCGGAGATAGGGGGTGTCGCCGCGAATTTCGACGGGGCCGATTGGACCGGCGCTGCCAGGGAGGCGGACGAAGGACGCGAATCCCTGGCGTATAATGCCTCTCCAGAGGCGGTACTGGAGGTGGTGCTATCGAGAGCACGGCGGAAGATACTCGGAACCTCCCGCGACTGGTAG
- a CDS encoding IclR family transcriptional regulator, producing MGQERGDSVLGSEGEIRRRLRGGEGPGSFRSARRMFEILDFVSRRERATAKVIARELDVSLSTCYRLLGILVEEGYLEKLPRCGGYRLGPAISLLYGRATGRVLETSVEPVIEELAMRSGRHAYLGVLDGGQVTVAQVKSPPESPPVGVVRGFHGASHALALGKVLIAGAGPGGIEEYVECYGLEKFTPRTITEKRHLEDHLRGVMVRGLAIDVEEFAENLCCIAVPILDRDGRTRGAIGISTSARRFDSELRALAPMVRRAAREASELLDDRDGSVGRGFRRPDNMRSLGAKP from the coding sequence TTGGGCCAGGAAAGGGGTGATTCGGTCTTGGGCTCCGAGGGTGAGATAAGGAGAAGGTTGAGAGGCGGGGAAGGTCCGGGGAGTTTCCGCAGCGCCCGGAGGATGTTCGAGATCCTCGACTTCGTGAGCCGCAGGGAGAGGGCTACGGCGAAGGTGATCGCCCGCGAGCTCGACGTCAGCCTCTCGACCTGCTACCGGTTGCTCGGGATCCTGGTTGAAGAAGGATACCTTGAGAAGCTGCCGCGTTGCGGCGGCTACAGGCTCGGGCCGGCCATATCCCTGCTCTACGGGCGTGCGACGGGCCGGGTGCTCGAAACCTCCGTCGAGCCGGTCATAGAGGAGCTGGCCATGAGGAGCGGGCGCCACGCGTACCTGGGAGTTCTCGACGGTGGACAGGTGACCGTGGCGCAGGTCAAGTCTCCGCCGGAGAGCCCACCCGTTGGCGTGGTTCGTGGGTTTCACGGCGCCTCGCATGCTCTGGCCCTCGGGAAGGTGCTCATAGCCGGTGCGGGCCCGGGCGGTATAGAAGAGTACGTCGAGTGCTACGGGCTCGAGAAGTTCACCCCCAGGACCATAACCGAGAAGCGCCATCTGGAGGACCACCTTCGGGGCGTGATGGTCCGGGGGCTCGCCATCGACGTGGAGGAGTTCGCAGAGAACCTCTGCTGCATAGCCGTACCGATACTGGACCGGGACGGCCGTACCCGGGGAGCGATCGGCATCTCCACCTCCGCCCGACGCTTCGACAGCGAGCTCAGGGCCCTGGCTCCCATGGTGAGGAGGGCCGCCCGTGAAGCCTCTGAGCTGCTCGACGATCGGGATGGATCGGTGGGCCGGGGCTTCCGGCGTCCAGATAATATGCGCTCGCTTGGAGCAAAACCTTAA
- the tmk gene encoding dTMP kinase, producing the protein MARRGHAGGGTRATPAVLRLRRGGRARIRQAGGLEERAGLFVTVEGADFSGKSTLAGILRDHFPQAHFTREPGGTPTAERIREVLLDPHLEMDPWTEAYLYAAARADHTRREILPRLARRQLVICERYLDSSIAYQGYGRGLGADAVRQINARAVDGLVPDVTFYLRIEEDERMERARRAGLTPDRIERLGEGFMRRVTEGFEEIARREPGRVVVLDGRREPAHLVTVVREEILRRYTP; encoded by the coding sequence GTGGCACGCCGAGGCCATGCGGGAGGCGGGACCCGAGCAACGCCGGCTGTTCTCCGCCTTCGTCGAGGCGGCCGGGCGCGGATCCGGCAGGCGGGCGGCCTAGAAGAGAGGGCAGGGCTGTTCGTCACCGTAGAAGGCGCAGACTTCTCGGGCAAGTCCACGCTGGCGGGGATTCTCAGAGACCACTTTCCCCAGGCCCATTTTACCCGGGAGCCCGGGGGGACCCCAACGGCCGAGCGTATCCGGGAGGTGTTGCTCGACCCCCACCTCGAGATGGACCCCTGGACCGAAGCTTACCTCTACGCGGCGGCGCGCGCGGACCACACCCGGCGGGAGATACTCCCCAGGCTCGCCCGGAGGCAGCTCGTCATCTGCGAGCGGTATCTCGACTCCAGCATCGCCTACCAGGGGTACGGACGGGGGCTCGGTGCCGATGCCGTACGACAGATAAATGCCCGCGCGGTCGACGGCCTCGTCCCGGACGTGACCTTCTACCTTCGCATCGAAGAGGATGAGAGGATGGAACGTGCCCGGCGCGCCGGACTTACCCCCGACAGGATTGAACGTCTGGGAGAAGGGTTTATGAGACGGGTCACCGAGGGATTCGAGGAGATCGCACGCCGCGAGCCGGGGCGCGTGGTGGTGCTCGACGGCCGCAGGGAGCCGGCGCACCTCGTCACCGTCGTGAGGGAGGAGATCTTGCGGCGCTATACTCCGTAG
- a CDS encoding serine hydrolase domain-containing protein, translated as MVREARDDLDQVLRGVVEREGGVPGVVAAVTDRRGDLYVGAEGECELGSGRGMTEDTVFCLFSCTKAITGVAVMQLVEEGRLDLDDPVKEYLPEISRIEVLEGFDGEGEPITRPARSEITVRHLMLHTAGFGYEFFNHDLLEYYRKREVPSVVSGREDALYSVLLFDPGERWEYGINMDWAGKVVEAVRGRRLGEVFEERIFEPLGMEDTAITMSRGMRERRATVHQRQEDGRLRPMPGFELPQDPEQHMGGHALYGTVGDYTRFIRMMLNDGGGEDGRVLAPETVRYMSRNGLGRMKIHALPGAVPSLSNDAEFFPGMPKSWGYTFMINDEDAPTGRPAGSLGWAGLANLYYWIDRKNGIGGFWATQLFPFADPASFGAYLEFEKKTYEHLGDFLGG; from the coding sequence ATGGTTCGGGAAGCGCGTGATGACCTCGACCAGGTGTTGCGAGGTGTCGTGGAGCGCGAGGGTGGTGTGCCGGGCGTCGTCGCGGCGGTGACGGACCGGCGTGGTGATCTGTACGTGGGAGCGGAGGGGGAGTGCGAGCTCGGTTCGGGACGGGGCATGACCGAAGATACCGTTTTCTGCCTCTTCTCCTGCACCAAGGCGATAACGGGTGTCGCGGTGATGCAGCTCGTCGAGGAAGGGAGGCTCGACCTCGACGATCCGGTGAAGGAATACCTGCCGGAGATCTCCCGGATCGAAGTCCTCGAAGGCTTCGACGGGGAGGGGGAACCGATCACCCGCCCGGCCCGCTCGGAGATCACGGTGCGCCATCTCATGCTGCACACGGCCGGGTTCGGCTACGAGTTCTTCAACCACGACCTGCTCGAATATTACAGGAAGAGAGAGGTTCCGAGCGTGGTCTCCGGGAGGGAGGACGCGCTCTACAGCGTGCTCCTTTTCGACCCGGGGGAGCGCTGGGAGTACGGGATAAACATGGACTGGGCCGGGAAGGTGGTGGAGGCCGTCCGGGGACGCAGGCTCGGGGAGGTGTTCGAGGAGCGTATCTTCGAGCCTCTCGGGATGGAGGACACCGCCATAACCATGTCCCGGGGGATGCGGGAGCGCCGGGCGACGGTTCACCAGCGACAGGAGGACGGCAGGTTGCGCCCCATGCCCGGGTTCGAGCTGCCGCAGGATCCCGAGCAGCACATGGGCGGGCACGCCCTCTACGGGACGGTCGGTGACTACACGAGGTTCATCCGGATGATGCTGAACGACGGCGGGGGCGAAGATGGGCGGGTGCTCGCCCCGGAGACCGTCCGGTACATGTCCCGGAACGGGCTCGGGAGGATGAAGATCCACGCTCTCCCCGGAGCCGTCCCGAGCCTATCGAACGACGCGGAGTTCTTCCCGGGGATGCCCAAGTCCTGGGGCTACACCTTCATGATAAACGACGAGGACGCCCCGACCGGACGTCCGGCGGGCTCGCTCGGCTGGGCCGGTCTCGCGAACCTCTACTACTGGATCGACCGCAAGAACGGCATCGGCGGTTTCTGGGCCACGCAGCTGTTCCCGTTCGCGGATCCCGCCTCCTTCGGGGCGTACCTGGAGTTCGAGAAGAAGACCTACGAGCACCTCGGTGACTTTCTGGGAGGCTGA
- a CDS encoding NAD(P)-dependent alcohol dehydrogenase, with product MKAARLHEYDEKIGTKPLKVEEVEDPRVEGPFDVIVRIGAAGLCRTDLHVIEGQWKPIQDPDGTLLPYIPGHENAGWVEEVGSAVTNVQPGDTVIVHPLITCGLCRACRAGDDMHCENAAFPGLSTDGGFAEYLKTSARSVVKLDPSLHPRDIAALADAGLTAYHAVKKAAPLLYPGTHVVVIGSGGLGHIGIQTLKALTPAGVIVVDPSEKALSLAKEIGADETVRVEDGYVEKVLEMTGGGAEVVIDFVGERGAEKDAWKMTRQGGSHFVVGYGGVVEVPTIDIISTERSIVGNLVGTYNDLAELMELTAQGKVKLHTKTYPLEEVNSAIADLNEGRLPGRGILIP from the coding sequence ATGAAGGCAGCCCGGCTGCACGAGTACGATGAAAAGATAGGGACGAAGCCCCTGAAGGTGGAGGAGGTCGAGGATCCCAGGGTAGAGGGCCCCTTCGACGTGATCGTACGCATCGGGGCCGCAGGGCTCTGCCGCACCGACCTGCACGTAATAGAGGGCCAGTGGAAACCCATCCAGGACCCCGACGGCACCCTCCTGCCTTACATCCCGGGCCACGAGAACGCCGGCTGGGTCGAGGAGGTGGGCTCCGCGGTCACCAACGTCCAGCCCGGAGACACGGTCATCGTCCACCCCCTGATAACCTGTGGGTTGTGCCGGGCGTGCCGGGCCGGCGACGACATGCACTGCGAGAACGCCGCCTTCCCCGGGCTCTCCACCGACGGGGGCTTCGCCGAGTACCTGAAGACCAGCGCCCGCTCGGTCGTCAAGCTGGACCCGAGCCTGCACCCCAGGGACATAGCGGCGCTCGCCGACGCGGGCCTCACCGCCTACCACGCGGTGAAGAAGGCCGCCCCCCTGCTCTACCCCGGCACCCACGTGGTCGTGATAGGCTCAGGAGGTCTCGGGCACATCGGCATCCAGACCCTCAAGGCGCTCACCCCCGCCGGGGTGATCGTGGTCGATCCCTCCGAGAAGGCGCTATCTCTTGCAAAAGAGATAGGCGCGGATGAGACGGTAAGGGTAGAAGACGGTTACGTGGAGAAGGTGCTCGAGATGACCGGCGGTGGCGCGGAGGTAGTCATCGACTTCGTCGGGGAGAGGGGCGCCGAGAAGGACGCCTGGAAGATGACCCGTCAGGGAGGGTCCCATTTCGTCGTCGGCTACGGCGGGGTGGTCGAGGTGCCAACCATAGACATCATCTCCACCGAGCGCAGCATCGTGGGCAACCTCGTCGGCACCTACAACGACCTGGCCGAGCTGATGGAGCTCACCGCCCAGGGCAAGGTGAAGCTGCACACCAAAACCTACCCCCTGGAAGAGGTGAACTCCGCCATAGCCGACCTCAACGAGGGACGCCTGCCGGGGAGGGGCATCTTGATCCCCTGA